One genomic region from Candidatus Hydrogenedentota bacterium encodes:
- a CDS encoding preprotein translocase subunit SecY has translation MLAVYRLGAHVPTPGVNSDALREALEGAQGGLLGFYDMFTGGAFERATIFALGIMPYISASIIIQLLVVVVPALE, from the coding sequence ATGCTGGCGGTGTATCGGTTGGGTGCGCACGTGCCTACTCCCGGTGTAAACAGCGACGCCCTTCGCGAGGCTTTGGAAGGCGCTCAAGGCGGTCTGTTGGGATTCTACGACATGTTCACGGGCGGCGCCTTCGAACGGGCGACGATTTTTGCCCTCGGCATCATGCCGTATATCAGCGCGTCCATTATTATCCAGCTTCTGGTCGTCGTAGTGCCTGCTCTGGAGAA